The segment AAACTTCTCACCTCGACCACGTATTTCAAGGCCCCGGCCGCGAGTTCCCTGCCGCAGCCGTGGCATCTCGTTATTTTCATTCGTATAAGCTCCTTCGATAATATCCTACACTGAAATGATACCTTCAATTAAGCCGCTTGTCAAACCAATTGAATCTAAGATAAAATAAGGAAATATGCAGATTGACGAACTTACGCTAAAGACAGCTTCGCTTCTGACATTCGAATACAGGCTCTACTGGATAGTGGCGCTCTCCTACGCCCTTTCCGCCCTGATATACCTAGCGCACGCGCTCTCGGGCTCTAAAAAGGCGGCTTCGAGCGCCAAAGGGCTCCTGATAACGGCCTTCATACTGCATGTCGGCCTGATAGCGGTAAGGACCTACGAGGTGGAAAGAGCGCCGTTCCAGACGCTTTATGAAACGCTCTCGTGGTTCGCGTTCACGGCAGTAGGCACGTATTTGCTGGTATCGAGAAAATGGAAGGACGTTCACCTTCCGGCACTTTTTGTCACTACCCTTGCCGCCGGAGCCTGCGGCTACGCGCTTCTTACGAGGACCCCGGCTGCCGAACCCCTTAGTCCGCCGCTTCAGAGCTACTGGTTTGAGTCCCACGTCATACTGGCGTTTTTCTCCTACGCCGTGTTCATCGTAAGCTCGGCAATAGAGATATCGGCGGCAGTGGCATCGGGCTTTCTAAAGCGCGGCAGACAGTCGTTTCGCGGGTTCGAGGCCTCTGCCATGCACGGCTTCCATGCGACATCCTACAACCTTGTGCTCTTCGGGTTCCCTCTCCTGACCTTCGCGATATTTTCGGGCGCAGCATGGGCAAACGAGGCATGGGGCCGGTACTGGAGCTGGGACCCGAAGGAAACATGGTCGCTCATAACGTGGACAGTGTTCACGATGTATCTCCACTCGGCAAGGGTCCCGGGCTGGAGCGAACGAGTTGCCCCTATCCTTAACATACTCGGCTTCGTATGCATGATGATGACATTTCTTGGCGTAAACTGGCTCGCAAAGCTCCTTGGCATACCGAGCATGCACGTCTACGCCGTATAAAGGACTGCTTCCAATGACCGCGGAACATAAAACCAATTTGGCCGAAAAATCATACGCAGTCCTCACATCGCTTAAGACCTCGGTGTACCTGCTCCTTGTCCTTTGCGTGTTCTTCATGCTCGGAACGATATTTCCACAGGGCACGGAGTACGCTACTTACGAAAGCTCGGGCGGAAGGTTTCTTTTCCTGGTAAAGACCTTCGGCCTTTTAAATATCTTTAACGGCTCGGCCTTCCTTGCCGTATCGGGGCTACTTCTTATAAACCTCGCGTTTTGCTGCTATGAGAATTATTTTCGCGTAAAAGGCAGAAGAAGAAAAGGCTACGCTTCACTAACTTCGCCAGACCTTGTCATCGCGCTAAACTCCAAGCCGGACAAGGCACAAAAAATAATCGAGCGCATGTTTCTCTCGCTCGGGTTCAGGGAAAAGCCGTCATCAGAAAAAAACGTAATTGTATACGAAAAAGGAATCTACTACAGGTGGCTCACGTGGCTCTACCATGCTGCAATAGCAGCTTGCTTTGCCGGATTTGTCTTGTCGGGCCTTTATGTGAAAGAAGGCATGCTTACATTAAAAAAGGATACGCCTGCAAAGATAGAATCCTCCATGATGCCTGAAACGCTTGGATGGATGGCAAGCCCCGAGCCTCCGTCATATACAATCGTACTCGACAAGTTCTCTACCGAGTACGCCGAACACCCAAACCTCGA is part of the Deltaproteobacteria bacterium genome and harbors:
- the ccsB gene encoding c-type cytochrome biogenesis protein CcsB, with the translated sequence MQIDELTLKTASLLTFEYRLYWIVALSYALSALIYLAHALSGSKKAASSAKGLLITAFILHVGLIAVRTYEVERAPFQTLYETLSWFAFTAVGTYLLVSRKWKDVHLPALFVTTLAAGACGYALLTRTPAAEPLSPPLQSYWFESHVILAFFSYAVFIVSSAIEISAAVASGFLKRGRQSFRGFEASAMHGFHATSYNLVLFGFPLLTFAIFSGAAWANEAWGRYWSWDPKETWSLITWTVFTMYLHSARVPGWSERVAPILNILGFVCMMMTFLGVNWLAKLLGIPSMHVYAV